A segment of the Vagococcus hydrophili genome:
AGGTTATGAAGTGATTGAAGGTTATGAAGTAGAGCAAGATCACTATAACTTTGAGCGTATGAATATTCCGCAAGATCACCCAGCTCGTGACATGCATGATACTTTCTATATTTCAGAGGATGTTTTACTTAGAACACACACGTCACCAGTTCAAGCAAGAACAATGGAAAAACATGATTTTTCAACTGGGCCACTTAGAATGATCAGTCCAGGAAAAGTGTTCCGCCGTGATAGTGATGATGCAACCCACAGTCACCAATTCCACCAAATTGAAGGTTTAGTGATTGATGAACATATTACAATGGGTGATTTAAAAGGCACGTTAGAAGTGTTACTTAAAAAATTATTTGGTGAAGAGCGTGAAATTCGTTTACGTCCAAGTTACTTCCCATTTACTGAGCCGTCAGTAGAGGTAGATATTAGCTGTTTCAAATGTGGCGGTAAAGGCTGTAACGTTTGTAAACAGACAGGTTGGATTGAAATCTTAGGTGCTGGTATCATCCATCCTAACGTACTAGAAATGTCAGGTATTGATTCAACTAAATTTAGTGGCTTTGCCTTTGGTTTAGGACCAGACCGTGTGGCAATGTTGAAATACGGCGTGAATGATATTCGTTATTTCTATCAAAATGACTTACGATTCTTAGAACAATTCAAAGTAAAGGGGTAAAACAATGTTAGTTTCTTATAAATGGTTAGAAAAATTAGTAGATTTAAAAGATATTACGCCAGAACAATTAGCAGATAAAATGTCTCGTTCTGGAATTGAAGTAGAAGATGTTGCCATTCCTCAAGAAGGACTTAAAAAAATCGTTGTAGGTGACGTGAAAGAATGTCGTCCTCATGGTGATAGCGATCATTTATCAGTGTGTCAAATCGATGTAGGTGAAGAAGAACTTTATCAAATCGTCTGCGGAGCTCCTAATATTCGTGCAGGTAAAAAAGTAATTGTTGCTTTACCAAATTCTCGTATTACTGGGAATGTTAAAATTAAAAAAGGTAAAATGCGTGGAGAAGTCTCTCTTGGAATGGTGTGTTCATTAGATGAGCTTGGTTATTCTAACAGTGTGGTACCAAAAGCGTATGCTGATGGAATTTATTTCTTACCAGATGATGCAACACCAGGAGATGAAGTTTTCTCATACTTAGCAATGGATGATGCGATTGTTGAACTATCAATCACACCTAATAGAGCAGATGCTCTAAGTATGCGAGGGGTGGCTCATGAAGTGGCTGCTATTTACGATAGAAAAGTGACTTTCCCAACAAAAGAATTAGTTGAAGCAAGTGACGCTAATATCTCAGATTACGTATCAGTAGCGATTGAAAGCCAAGAAGATACACCAACTTATCGTATGCGTGTGATTAAAGATGTGGTGATTAAAGAAAGTCCAATGTGGTTACAAACATTATTAATGAATGAAGGTATTCGTCCAATTAATAATGTGGTCGATGTGACAAACTACGTGTTACTTTTATTCGGACAACCACAACATGCCTTTGACTATGACAAATTAGGAAGTAAAGAGATTAAAGTTCGCCGTGCTAATGATGGCGAAAAACTAGTAACTTTAGATGAAGAAGAAAGAGAATTAACTTCAGAAAACATCGTGATTACAAATGGAAAAACCCCAATCGCTTTAGCTGGTGTTATGGGTGGTTTGGACTCTGAAATTACTGAAACAACGACAACTGTTGCTTTAGAAACAGCACTTTTTAACTCAACTTTAACACGTCGTACAGCTCGTGGATTTGGTTTAACAAGTGAGTCAAGCAAACGTTTTGAACGTGGCATCAATGTTTCAACGATGGAAGAAGCAAGTGCTTTTGCCGCTCAAATGATTGCTGAATTAAGCGGTGGTGTAGTAGTTACAGGTGAAGTTATTTCAAATGACTACACGAAAGAAGATGTGGTTGTTTCAATTACATTAGATAAAATTAACCGTTCATTAGGAACTGAGTTATCTCTAACTGATGTTCAAGGGATATTTGAAAGCTTAGGATTTGGTTCTGTTGAAGCAGCAGGAACATTTACAGTAAGTATTCCACCAAGACGTTGGGATATTTCAATCGAAGCAGATTTAGTAGAAGAAGTAGCACGTATTTTTGGTTATGATAACTTACCTTCAACACTACCAAGTGGTTCATCTGTCGCTGGTAAATTATCAAGAAATCAAAAAGTTACAAGAGATGTTCGTCGTCAGTTAGAAGGAAATGGCTTAACTGAAGCGATTAGTTACATGTTAACAACACCTGAGTTGGCAACTAAATTTGTACTTGAACCAAAAAACGTGGTGGCATTAGACCTTCCGATGAGTGAAGAACGATCAACTGCTCGTCAAAGTTTAGTACCGGGATTATTGAAAAATGTGGCGTATAACCAAGCGCGTAAACATAACCAAGTTGCTTTTTATGAAATCGGAAATATCTTTGAACAATTAGAAACAACAGGTTTACCAAAAGAAACAAAACACTTAAGCATGGCGTTATCTGGCACATGGTTTGGTAAAACTTGGGACAGTCCAGCAACAACTGTTGATTTCTATACCTTAAAAGGAATCATAGAGAATTTATCTGAGTTACTTGGATTAGAGGCGGATCTTCTCTTTGTGGCATCTAAAGAGTATCAAGAAATGCATCCGGGACGTACTGCTGAAATCTTTGTGGGAGAAGATAAAGTTGGTTTCATGGGACAAGTTCATCCGGTATTTGCTAAAGAGATGGAAATCAATGAAACCTACGTTTGTGAGTTAGATTTAGAACATCTATGCGCGCTAGCAAAAGAAGAGCCAACATATAAAGAAGTAGGTAAATACCCTTCTATTAAACGTGACATCGCCCTTTTAGCTGATACAGCGGTAACGAGTCAACAAATTATCGATGTAATCCGTGGTAAAGGTGGTAAATTCTTAGTGGATATCCAATTATTTGATGTGTTTGAAAATGAAAAATTAGGACACAATAAAAAATCATTGGCTTATTCATTAATATTCAGAAATGACGAAGCAACCCTTGTTGATGAAGACGTAACATCAGTGATGGAGAAAGTAAATACAGCTCTTTCTGAAGAATTAAGTATCGAAGTAAGATAGAAAATTAAAGGTTGTTACAGAAGTAGTAATGAAGTGAGGATGGCGACAAAAATGCCACCCTCTCTTTATTTACAAAAAAATGGAGGTTAAGTTATGGGATTTGAATATATTAGTCAAGAAATTGACAAAAAAGAGCTGTTAAAAAGTTATCGATTATCGGGAATTGATAAAAAAAGAAAAGCAGAACGAGATTTAGAATTAAAGAATATTTTATCAGGGAAAGACGATCGATTGTTAGCTATTATTGGTCCCTGTTCTGCTCATGACGAAGAGGCAGTTTTGGAATACACTCATTTACTTAGCAAACTACAAGAAAAAATCGAGAACGAAGTTTTTATTATTCCTCGAATCTATACGAACAAGCCAAGAACAAATGGGGATGGGTATAAAGGATTGTTACATCAACCGAGTGCCAATGGGAAAATAAATTTAGTGCAAGGGATTCAATCTGTTCGACAAATCCACCACCGTGTGTTAAGTGAAACAGGCTTAACAACAGCAGATGAGATGCTGTATCCTGAAAATTTAGAGTTTGTTGAAGATCTAATTAGTTATATTGCTGTAGGTGCACGATCTGTTGAAAACCAACAGCACCGTTTTGTGGCAAGTGGAAGTGATCAACCTGTGGGAATGAAAAATCCAACGAGTGGTCATTTAAGTGTGATGTTCAACTCGGTTTATGCAGCCCAACAATCACAAGAATTTATTTTTAACAATCAAGAAGTTAAAACAAGTTCTAATCCATATGCTCATGTTGTTTTAAGGGGTGGTTTGGATAGTTACGGGAAAAATATACCTAATTATCACTACGAAGATTTAGTAAAGGTTTCTGAGCAATACAAACAATCTGATTTAAAAAATCCTTTTGTAGTGATCGATACCAATCATGATAATTCAGGAAAACAGCATTTAGAACAAGTGAGAATCGTCAATGAAGTGTTAGCTCACAGAGAGTGGAATCAAGAATTAAAACCACTTGTCAGAGGATTTATGATCGAGAGTTTCTTAGAAAATGGTCGAGCCGAAGTTGAGGAAGCATTGTTCGGACAATCCATCACAGATCCGTGCTTAGGTTGGCAAGAAACTGAAAAACTATTGTACAAATTAGCGAAGAATAAATAACTAACCTCTTTTTATTAAAAGTAACAGCTAATTTATTGATCATAATGATTTTAGTAATATGAAGTGAAAATTTAAGAAGATTAATAAAACCAGACTAAACATTAAACAATGTTAAGAAAAAAAGGAAAAAGAAGAAATTCTTCTTTCTTTTTTTGTGTTTAATTGTTAATCTTATCAGGATAGATAGATTAAGGAGGATAAAAAATGGGACATATTAAAAAAGCTTATCAAAAAAATGAGATGATTAAAAAGAGTATTATTGTTGTCTTTGCTGGTATTGTACTAGCAGTTGCTTTGAATTTGTTTTTAATACCAGCCAATGTTTTCTCAGCTGGTGTGAACGGGATTGCACAATTACTTTCGGGGATACTTGGAGAGTATAATATAAAGATGGATACTGGGATTTTGATATTTATTATGAATGTGCCCATTGCAGTCTTAGGTTGGATCAAGCTTGGAAAATCAGCAACGATTTATAGTTTACTTACAGTGGTTTCTGTTACTGTGATGACGTTAATTATTCCTGTCACAGAAATTACAGATAACCAAATGATGAACGGGATTGTCGGTGGTGTTTTAACAGGGGTAGCCGTTGGAACGACAATGAAATACGGTTTTAGTACAGGTGGAATGGATATCGTTTCTCTTGTGTTAGCAAAAACAACTGGACGTACAGTAGGCTCTCTAATGATGTTTATCAACGTCTTTATTATTGGAACAGCAGGTTTTGTTTTCGACTGGGAATCAGCACTCTTTACAATTATTTCGATTTTCTGTACCACACAAGTAGTGGATATGATTCATACAAGCCATCAAAAAGTGACCGCCTTTATTATGACCTCCAAACCAGAAGAAGCGATTAAATCGATTCAAGATGAAATTGTTCGTGGGATGACACTTTTACCTGGAACAGGCGTTTATTCTCGAAAAGAGGTAACAGTGATTATGATGGTTGTTACCAAATATGAACTTTATGCATTAGAACAAGCTGTGCGCATGGTGGATCAAAATGCTTTTATAAATATTCTTCCAACACAAACTGTTTTCGGAAGTTTCTGGAACGAAGATCAACAAAATGAAAAGAAAAAAATGATGAGAGAAGCGATGAAAGAGCAATAATGCTCTTTGTCGCTTGTTTTTTTTTAGGTTTAAAATCCTTTGATATCAATGCTTCTAAATGAATTTCTAATTTTATAATAAAAAAAGCTTGCAATTTATTAACGCATTACATATACTTTGATTATCAAATCATTTGATTATCAAACTATTTTTTCGTTGCTTTTTCTTTTTTTTACCCATATACTTTGATTATCAAACTAATAGTGAAAGAGGCATTTGAAATGGATGATAAGATGAATCTCGTCAATGCCCAGCTAGTAAGAGTCTTTAATGACATTTTGACGATTGAAGAGTCGGAACTTAAAAAGAGCAGCTTTTCTGATTTATCAATCAAAGAGATGCATACAATTGAGGCAATTGGTATGGGTGAGAGTAAAACAACAGGAGAAGTAGCAAAGGAGTTATCTGTAACAGTCGGTACCTTAACGGTGGCTGTGAATAATTTGGTGAAAAAAGGATATGTTGATCGTGTGAGAAGTGATTCAGATAGACGAATTGTCCGCTTGAAGTTGACAAATCGAGGTCGTCTGTTTTACAGATCTCATCAGCTATTCCATAAAAAAATGGTTGAAGCTGCCTTAGAAGATATGGCAGGAGAAGAGAAAGAAGCCCTTGTAAGAGGATTAAAAAGTCTTCACAATTTTCTAAAGAAATATTATTAGACGAGTAAGGAGTTGTAATGTTATGCAGTTGTATCCTCAAATCACGAGGGTGGCAAAGTACTTACCATCTAATAAAGTAACAAATGATGATTTATCAAAAATCATGGAGACAAGTGATGAATGGATTGCTTCAAGAACAGGTATCAGAGAACGTCGTATTTCTATAGAAGAAACAACGAGTGATCTTGCCACAGGAGTAGCCAAACAGCTCGTTAAAGAATTAGATGTATTAAGTTTAGATTTTATTATTATTGCGACAATGACTGCAGATTACGGCACACCATCGACTGCTTGTTTGGTTCAAAATAATATTGGAGCAAAAAATGCTTTTTGTTTAGACATTAATGCAGCCTGTTCTGGTTTTATCTTTGCCCTTTCCACCGCTGAAAAATTTTTATCAAGTGGAAAATACCAAAGAGGATTAGTGATTGGTGCTGAAACAATGTCAACCATGCTTAATTGGGAAGACAGAAGTACAGCGGTACTATTTGGAGACGGAGCAGCGGGTGTGTTATTAGAAAACACATCAACCACTCAGAAGTTCTTTGAAGAAAAACTTCAATCAGATGGTACTCGGGGAATGGCTTTATTCGCTAAAGAAAATATCAATCAAAATCCATTTAAAAAGCCGACTGACAATAAGTCGGAAGGAATGAAAATGGAAGGAAAACAGATATTTGATTTCGCACTAAGAGACGTTTCCAAAAATATGCTTGAAACCTTAAGTCTAAACTTAGATTTTAAAGAGGGGCTAGATTATTGCTTAGCCCATCAGGCAAACATTCGAATTTTAGAAGCGATTGCTAAAAAAACTAAAATTCCAATGTCTAAAATGTTACACAATGTGCAGTATTACGGCAATACGTCGGCTGCCTCTGTTCCCCTACTTCTCGTTGATGAACTTGAAAAGGGAACCTTAACTCTAGGGAGTCATCAGAAACTAATGCTAACTGGCTACGGTGCTGGGTTGACCTGGGGAAGTATCTTACTGAAATTATAAAAAAATATAACCATTATTGGAGGAAAATTATTATGTCAACATTTGCAAAAATTCAAGAAATCATCGTGGATCAATTAGGTAAAGAAGAAGAAGAAGTACAATTAACAACAAATTTCCGTGAAGAATTAGAAGCGGACAGTTTAGATTTATTCCAAATCATGAATGATATCGAAGACGCATTCGAAGATTCAGACGTTAAAATTGAAACTGACGAAGGTTTAAACACTGTTGAAGACCTAGTGAAGTTCGTTGACAAACAAATAGCAGAAAATAACTAATTTAAATAAAAATAGAGAAAATAGCTGTAAAGTCACTGACTTTATGAGCTATTTTTTTAAAGGCAATTGAGAGGGTGAACTGATGGAAAAATCAAGATTATGTGAGATGTTAGATATAGATTATCCAATTTTTCAAGGAGCAATGGCTTGGGTAGCAGAAGAAAAATTAGCGAGTGCTGTGGCAAACGCTGGTGGGTTAGGACTGATTGCATCAGGACATGCACCCAAAGAAATTATTAAAGAAAAAATTGATATTGCTAAGAAATTGACGGATAAAACATTTGGCGTAAATATCATGATGATGTCACCTTTTGTTGAAGATATTATTGATTTAGTAATAGAAGAAAAAGTAAAAGTGATTACAACAGGTGCTGGATCACCTGGAAATTACATGAAACGCTTTAAAGAAGCAGGAATTATTGTTATTCCAGTGGTTGCTTCAGTGGCGCAAGCTCGCCGTATGGAAAAAGTTGGGGCAGACGCAGTGGTTGTTGAAGGTATGGAAGGTGGGGGACATATCGGTAAGTCAACGACCATGACCTTAGTTCCACAAGTTGTCGATGCCGTTTCGATTCCAGTTATCGCAGCTGGCGGGATTGGAGACGGACGTGGTGTTGCCGCAGCTTTGATGCTAGGGGCAGAAGCTGTTCAACTTGGAACACGTTTCTTAGTTTCCACTGAATCGATTGCCCATGAAAACTTTAAAGAAAAAGTGGTTAAAGCGAAAGATATTGATACAGTGATTACAGGGATGTTAACAGGGCATCCAGTTCGTGGTTTAAAAAATAAATTAACCAAAGAATTTGAAAAAGCAGAACGTTTTGAAGGTGGTCAAGAAACTCCTGATTTTGATCGTTTAGAAGAATTAGGAAAAGGTGCTCTAAAACGTGCGGTAATCGATGGAGACACTAAAAACAGCTCCATGATGGCAGGTCAAATTGCTGGGATGATTAAAACCGACACTCAAAGTTGTGCTGAAATTATTCAAGAGTTAATGATAGAAACAAAACAAGTATTAAACGAACGCTCTAAAGTTTGGAGCTAAAAGGAGTCAAACATGACAATCGGATTTGTATTTAGTGGTCAAGGTGCACAATACCTTGGCATGGGAAAGAATTTTTACGAAGAGTCAGAATATTTCAAAAATAGAATAGATCAAGCCAGTGATATTTTAGGAGTCAACATTGCTGAAATTATGTTTGAGGATGAAGAAAAATTAAACCTCACTGAATACACACAACCCATTATTTTAGCGATGAGTGTGGCAATTTCTGAGATAGTTAAAAGTGAACTTAAGATTAAACCAGCTGTTGTAGCGGGATTAAGTTTAGGTGAGTACACAGCATTAGTTGAAAGTGGTGCCTTAACTTTTGAGGAAGCTATTACCTTGGTGAATAAACGAGGTAAGTTGATGCAAGAAGCGGTTCCTCAAGGTGTGGGTGCCATGACAGCCGTGATGGGATTAGATCGTGAAACGATTCAATCAGCTTGTTTAGAAGCATCAAAAGTTAAAGGTGTCTATCCTGCTAACTTTAATATGCCAGGACAAATTGTGATTGGTGGCTATAAAGAAGGTGTAGAAAAAGCAGAAGAACTCTTAAGGGAAGCTGGCACTAAACGTGTCATTCCTTTAAAAGTAAGTGGACCTTTCCATACACCTTTATTAGAAACAGCAGCACAGCAATTAGAAGTAGTTTTAAAGAAAGTCTCATTTAAAGAGATGAAGATTCCAGTTGTTACTAATGTAACGGGAGCTGTTATTTCTGAAAGAGATGCTTTAGTAGAAACTTTAACAAAGCAAGTCATGTCACCAGTCTATTTTGAGGATTGTATTAACACCATGATTGAATCAGGTGTGGATACGTTTATCGAAATTGGACCTGGAAAAACATTAAGTAGCTTCATTAAGAAAATCAATAAAAAAATGATCATCCAAAACGTGGAAGACATAAAAACATTAAACCGCTTATCAGAACGATTAGCTAAGGATTAAGGAGATGACAACTTGTTAAAAAATCAAACAGTAGTTATTACTGGAAGTTCAAGAGGAATCGGTCGTGGATTAGCGCTTGAATTTGCCAAACAAGGCGCCAATATTGTATTAAACGCAAGAAAAGAAATCGATCAAGAATTAATTTCTGAAATTGAATCTTATGGAGTTAAAACACATGTGGTTTTAGGGGATATTCAATATTTTGAAGAAGCTAAAAAACTGATTACAGAAGCAAAAGAAGTCTTTGGATCGGTAGACGTGTTAATCAATAATGCGGGTATTACTCGTGATATGTTATTAATGCGAATGAAAGAAGAAGAGTTTGATTCAGTGATTAACGTGAACCTTAAAGGAACATTTAACACGATTCAACACGCTTCAAGTATTATGTTAAAACAAAAATCTGGCACGATTATTAATATGTCTAGTGTGGTTGGTTTAACGGGGAACGCAGGTCAAGCGAACTATGCAGCCAGTAAAGCAGGTGTCATTGGTTTAACAAAATCAGTTGCTCGTGAATTATCATCTCGCGGCATTACATGTAACGCGATTGCTCCAGGATTTATTGAAACAGACATGACAGATGTTTTAAGTGACAAAGTGAAAGAAGCAACGATTGCTCAAATTCCTTTGAAAAAATTAGGACAAGTGGAAGATATCGCAAGAGCCGCTGTCTTTTTAGCGACAAACAAATACATCACAGGTCAGGTCATCAACGTTGATGGTGGCATGGTTATGAATGGCTAGGAGGTAACTCATGAGACGAGTTGTAGTAACAGGAATGGGTGCAGTGACACCTTTAGGAAATACAGCAGAAGAATTCAAAAAGAATGTTTTAGCTGGAAAAAATGGGATTGCCCCAATCAAACGCTTTGATGCCAGTCAAACAGGTATCACAGTTGCCGCTGAGGTGAAAGATTTCGATCCTACTTTATATATGGAGAAAAAAGAAGCCAAAAGAATGGATATGTTTTCTGTTTATGGTATTGCTGCAGCAACCCAAGCTATGGAAGATAGTGGCTTAAAAATAGATGAAATCGATGCAGATCGTTTAGGTGTTATTGTGAGTTCTGGAATTGGTGGAATGGAAACAATTCAAAACCAAGTAATCAGAATGCACGATAAAGGGCCAAAACGTGTGGCACCATTCTTTGTACCAATGGCTATTGGTAACATGGCTGCGGGAAATATTTCAATCAAAGTTGGCGCTAAAGGAATTTGTTCGTCAATTGTGACGGCATGTGCCTCAGCAACTAATGCGATTGGTGAAGCCTTCCGCAACATTAAACATGGTTACTCAGATGCGATTTTAGCAGGTGGGGCAGAAGCTACTGTCTGTGAAATTGGTATTTCTGGATTTGCTTCATTGACTGCGTTAACACCCGCAACTGACCCAAATCGTGCCTCTATTCCTTTTGATAAAGACCGTAGTGGTTTTGTTATGGGTGAAGGGAGTGCCGTGATTGTTTTAGAAGAATTAGAGCATGCGTTAAAACGTGGGGCTAAGATTTACGGTGAAATCGTCGGTTATGGAACAAACGGAGACTCATATCATATTACAAGTCCTAATCCAGATGGTTCTGGAGCGGGTAAATGTATGAAATTAGCGATGGACGAAGCAGGAATCACTCCAAGCCAAGTTAGCTATATCAATGCTCACGGAACAAGTACACCAGCCAATGATAGTGGTGAAACGACGGCAATCAAATATGCTTTAGGTGAAGAAGCTAAAAATGTCCCTGTTTCAAGTACGAAAAGTATGGTCGGACATTTATTAGGAGCAGCAGGAGCGGTTGAAGCGATCGCTTGTTTAG
Coding sequences within it:
- the pheS gene encoding phenylalanine--tRNA ligase subunit alpha, whose amino-acid sequence is MSLKETLEQLKKETLTKIESTQTLDHLNDIRVQILGKKGSITEVLRGMKDLDPEMRPIVGGFANEVRDHLTEELEQKKVALEAEAMNAALEKETIDITLPGHEFKTGTPHILTQVMEEIEDVFLGLGYEVIEGYEVEQDHYNFERMNIPQDHPARDMHDTFYISEDVLLRTHTSPVQARTMEKHDFSTGPLRMISPGKVFRRDSDDATHSHQFHQIEGLVIDEHITMGDLKGTLEVLLKKLFGEEREIRLRPSYFPFTEPSVEVDISCFKCGGKGCNVCKQTGWIEILGAGIIHPNVLEMSGIDSTKFSGFAFGLGPDRVAMLKYGVNDIRYFYQNDLRFLEQFKVKG
- the pheT gene encoding phenylalanine--tRNA ligase subunit beta, translating into MLVSYKWLEKLVDLKDITPEQLADKMSRSGIEVEDVAIPQEGLKKIVVGDVKECRPHGDSDHLSVCQIDVGEEELYQIVCGAPNIRAGKKVIVALPNSRITGNVKIKKGKMRGEVSLGMVCSLDELGYSNSVVPKAYADGIYFLPDDATPGDEVFSYLAMDDAIVELSITPNRADALSMRGVAHEVAAIYDRKVTFPTKELVEASDANISDYVSVAIESQEDTPTYRMRVIKDVVIKESPMWLQTLLMNEGIRPINNVVDVTNYVLLLFGQPQHAFDYDKLGSKEIKVRRANDGEKLVTLDEEERELTSENIVITNGKTPIALAGVMGGLDSEITETTTTVALETALFNSTLTRRTARGFGLTSESSKRFERGINVSTMEEASAFAAQMIAELSGGVVVTGEVISNDYTKEDVVVSITLDKINRSLGTELSLTDVQGIFESLGFGSVEAAGTFTVSIPPRRWDISIEADLVEEVARIFGYDNLPSTLPSGSSVAGKLSRNQKVTRDVRRQLEGNGLTEAISYMLTTPELATKFVLEPKNVVALDLPMSEERSTARQSLVPGLLKNVAYNQARKHNQVAFYEIGNIFEQLETTGLPKETKHLSMALSGTWFGKTWDSPATTVDFYTLKGIIENLSELLGLEADLLFVASKEYQEMHPGRTAEIFVGEDKVGFMGQVHPVFAKEMEINETYVCELDLEHLCALAKEEPTYKEVGKYPSIKRDIALLADTAVTSQQIIDVIRGKGGKFLVDIQLFDVFENEKLGHNKKSLAYSLIFRNDEATLVDEDVTSVMEKVNTALSEELSIEVR
- a CDS encoding 3-deoxy-7-phosphoheptulonate synthase, coding for MGFEYISQEIDKKELLKSYRLSGIDKKRKAERDLELKNILSGKDDRLLAIIGPCSAHDEEAVLEYTHLLSKLQEKIENEVFIIPRIYTNKPRTNGDGYKGLLHQPSANGKINLVQGIQSVRQIHHRVLSETGLTTADEMLYPENLEFVEDLISYIAVGARSVENQQHRFVASGSDQPVGMKNPTSGHLSVMFNSVYAAQQSQEFIFNNQEVKTSSNPYAHVVLRGGLDSYGKNIPNYHYEDLVKVSEQYKQSDLKNPFVVIDTNHDNSGKQHLEQVRIVNEVLAHREWNQELKPLVRGFMIESFLENGRAEVEEALFGQSITDPCLGWQETEKLLYKLAKNK
- a CDS encoding YitT family protein; the encoded protein is MGHIKKAYQKNEMIKKSIIVVFAGIVLAVALNLFLIPANVFSAGVNGIAQLLSGILGEYNIKMDTGILIFIMNVPIAVLGWIKLGKSATIYSLLTVVSVTVMTLIIPVTEITDNQMMNGIVGGVLTGVAVGTTMKYGFSTGGMDIVSLVLAKTTGRTVGSLMMFINVFIIGTAGFVFDWESALFTIISIFCTTQVVDMIHTSHQKVTAFIMTSKPEEAIKSIQDEIVRGMTLLPGTGVYSRKEVTVIMMVVTKYELYALEQAVRMVDQNAFINILPTQTVFGSFWNEDQQNEKKKMMREAMKEQ
- a CDS encoding MarR family winged helix-turn-helix transcriptional regulator, giving the protein MDDKMNLVNAQLVRVFNDILTIEESELKKSSFSDLSIKEMHTIEAIGMGESKTTGEVAKELSVTVGTLTVAVNNLVKKGYVDRVRSDSDRRIVRLKLTNRGRLFYRSHQLFHKKMVEAALEDMAGEEKEALVRGLKSLHNFLKKYY
- a CDS encoding beta-ketoacyl-ACP synthase III, which codes for MQLYPQITRVAKYLPSNKVTNDDLSKIMETSDEWIASRTGIRERRISIEETTSDLATGVAKQLVKELDVLSLDFIIIATMTADYGTPSTACLVQNNIGAKNAFCLDINAACSGFIFALSTAEKFLSSGKYQRGLVIGAETMSTMLNWEDRSTAVLFGDGAAGVLLENTSTTQKFFEEKLQSDGTRGMALFAKENINQNPFKKPTDNKSEGMKMEGKQIFDFALRDVSKNMLETLSLNLDFKEGLDYCLAHQANIRILEAIAKKTKIPMSKMLHNVQYYGNTSAASVPLLLVDELEKGTLTLGSHQKLMLTGYGAGLTWGSILLKL
- a CDS encoding acyl carrier protein — protein: MSTFAKIQEIIVDQLGKEEEEVQLTTNFREELEADSLDLFQIMNDIEDAFEDSDVKIETDEGLNTVEDLVKFVDKQIAENN
- the fabK gene encoding enoyl-[acyl-carrier-protein] reductase FabK; protein product: MEKSRLCEMLDIDYPIFQGAMAWVAEEKLASAVANAGGLGLIASGHAPKEIIKEKIDIAKKLTDKTFGVNIMMMSPFVEDIIDLVIEEKVKVITTGAGSPGNYMKRFKEAGIIVIPVVASVAQARRMEKVGADAVVVEGMEGGGHIGKSTTMTLVPQVVDAVSIPVIAAGGIGDGRGVAAALMLGAEAVQLGTRFLVSTESIAHENFKEKVVKAKDIDTVITGMLTGHPVRGLKNKLTKEFEKAERFEGGQETPDFDRLEELGKGALKRAVIDGDTKNSSMMAGQIAGMIKTDTQSCAEIIQELMIETKQVLNERSKVWS
- the fabD gene encoding ACP S-malonyltransferase, whose product is MTIGFVFSGQGAQYLGMGKNFYEESEYFKNRIDQASDILGVNIAEIMFEDEEKLNLTEYTQPIILAMSVAISEIVKSELKIKPAVVAGLSLGEYTALVESGALTFEEAITLVNKRGKLMQEAVPQGVGAMTAVMGLDRETIQSACLEASKVKGVYPANFNMPGQIVIGGYKEGVEKAEELLREAGTKRVIPLKVSGPFHTPLLETAAQQLEVVLKKVSFKEMKIPVVTNVTGAVISERDALVETLTKQVMSPVYFEDCINTMIESGVDTFIEIGPGKTLSSFIKKINKKMIIQNVEDIKTLNRLSERLAKD
- the fabG gene encoding 3-oxoacyl-[acyl-carrier-protein] reductase, producing the protein MLKNQTVVITGSSRGIGRGLALEFAKQGANIVLNARKEIDQELISEIESYGVKTHVVLGDIQYFEEAKKLITEAKEVFGSVDVLINNAGITRDMLLMRMKEEEFDSVINVNLKGTFNTIQHASSIMLKQKSGTIINMSSVVGLTGNAGQANYAASKAGVIGLTKSVARELSSRGITCNAIAPGFIETDMTDVLSDKVKEATIAQIPLKKLGQVEDIARAAVFLATNKYITGQVINVDGGMVMNG
- the fabF gene encoding beta-ketoacyl-ACP synthase II; the protein is MRRVVVTGMGAVTPLGNTAEEFKKNVLAGKNGIAPIKRFDASQTGITVAAEVKDFDPTLYMEKKEAKRMDMFSVYGIAAATQAMEDSGLKIDEIDADRLGVIVSSGIGGMETIQNQVIRMHDKGPKRVAPFFVPMAIGNMAAGNISIKVGAKGICSSIVTACASATNAIGEAFRNIKHGYSDAILAGGAEATVCEIGISGFASLTALTPATDPNRASIPFDKDRSGFVMGEGSAVIVLEELEHALKRGAKIYGEIVGYGTNGDSYHITSPNPDGSGAGKCMKLAMDEAGITPSQVSYINAHGTSTPANDSGETTAIKYALGEEAKNVPVSSTKSMVGHLLGAAGAVEAIACLAALEADFIPPTIGLENPGVGCDLDYVPQVGRKQEVEYTLSNSLGFGGHNAVICMKKWRGE